A stretch of Gemmatimonas aurantiaca T-27 DNA encodes these proteins:
- a CDS encoding GNAT family N-acetyltransferase encodes MPRTVDVTRTYLGIERLDDLIPPPGAIDPAAVPPLTLERQEACTIPEWRTLYAQIGGPWHWHDRDAWTNDALRAHLDRDAVHVYVVRAAGDSSTAAGGMLELEHHEDGSVEIVYLGLDQRLIGRRLGAWLVHLAVQEAFRIDGVRVWLHTCTLDAPAALPNYLARGFSVTRTEQYQTALPD; translated from the coding sequence ATGCCGCGCACCGTCGACGTCACGCGGACGTATCTCGGTATCGAACGTCTGGACGACCTGATCCCGCCGCCTGGAGCAATCGACCCGGCGGCCGTTCCGCCACTCACCCTCGAGCGGCAGGAAGCCTGCACGATTCCCGAGTGGCGCACACTCTATGCACAGATCGGCGGGCCGTGGCACTGGCACGACCGTGATGCCTGGACCAACGACGCGCTGCGCGCGCACCTCGACCGCGATGCGGTGCATGTGTACGTCGTGCGTGCGGCAGGGGATTCTTCGACCGCCGCCGGGGGCATGCTCGAACTCGAACACCACGAGGACGGCAGCGTGGAGATCGTGTATCTCGGTCTCGATCAGCGATTGATCGGTCGTCGACTTGGCGCATGGCTGGTGCACCTCGCCGTACAGGAAGCCTTTCGCATCGACGGCGTCCGGGTGTGGCTGCACACCTGCACCCTCGACGCCCCCGCGGCCCTGCCCAACTATCTCGCGCGCGGGTTTTCCGTCACCCGTACCGAGCAGTATCAAACAGCACTGCCCGACTGA
- a CDS encoding bifunctional metallophosphatase/5'-nucleotidase gives MSWRTMWRGAVLASVCVAVAAACRTGRGAESAGPLAAASATPTVRMLLVNDVYVTDTLRDGTGGLARVAAFRDSVERVTGSRVLFVLAGDVLSPSVLSKWYGGAQMVDGFNAARLDWAALGNHEFDGSRANLVARLGESKFRWLSGNCTESNGAAFPGVRGWDTVRVAGAKVGIFGTNIVLEYPAYVRCRNADSVTTALVDTLQQQGADLIVGLTHRLMYEDSTTLAREPRIHSILGGHDHDGKRVALGGRVVVKAVSNSRTAYLVTFTKSGTGWAVHDQEVHFVAGMPDDPVTRAAVHRWRDTLTRRIGPDRVLGIAPEPINAIDSISKRESPFGNMIVDAMRAGTNADVAIINSGALRFDDIMPAGPITRHMIEGIFLFADETRAVTFPITGARLRELIEVGIRRGGLGGGPYPQVSGVRFQFDARQPSGARVIGPLTRDDGRVIAPNDTVRLSFVTYPACRSGDGYRIPEAAAVCAEHERTPANFPRTADLVMQHLERMNGRIVMPPTGRVRRLDR, from the coding sequence ATGTCCTGGCGCACCATGTGGCGTGGTGCGGTGCTCGCGAGTGTGTGTGTGGCCGTCGCCGCGGCCTGTCGGACGGGACGTGGTGCGGAATCTGCTGGCCCACTCGCAGCGGCTTCAGCGACGCCAACGGTGCGCATGCTGTTGGTCAACGACGTCTACGTCACCGATACACTGCGTGATGGCACAGGCGGACTGGCGCGCGTGGCGGCGTTTCGCGATTCAGTAGAGCGGGTCACCGGATCGCGTGTGCTGTTCGTGCTGGCCGGTGACGTGCTGTCACCCAGTGTGCTGAGCAAGTGGTACGGTGGTGCACAGATGGTGGACGGCTTCAACGCGGCGCGTCTCGATTGGGCGGCACTTGGCAACCACGAGTTCGACGGTTCGCGCGCGAATCTGGTGGCGCGGTTGGGTGAATCGAAGTTCCGGTGGCTGTCTGGCAATTGCACCGAGTCGAATGGTGCCGCGTTTCCCGGGGTGCGCGGATGGGACACGGTCCGTGTGGCCGGCGCCAAGGTCGGCATCTTTGGCACCAACATCGTGCTCGAGTATCCCGCCTATGTGCGCTGCCGCAACGCCGATTCCGTGACGACGGCGCTGGTCGACACGCTCCAGCAGCAGGGGGCCGACCTGATTGTGGGACTCACCCATCGGCTCATGTACGAGGATTCGACGACGCTGGCCCGTGAACCGCGTATTCACAGCATCCTCGGCGGACACGATCACGACGGCAAGCGTGTGGCACTGGGTGGTCGTGTGGTGGTGAAGGCGGTGTCCAACTCCCGCACGGCCTATCTGGTGACGTTCACGAAGAGCGGCACCGGCTGGGCCGTGCACGATCAGGAGGTGCATTTTGTCGCGGGCATGCCGGACGATCCGGTCACCCGTGCGGCGGTGCATCGTTGGCGCGACACGCTCACGCGGCGCATTGGCCCCGATCGTGTGCTCGGCATCGCCCCCGAGCCCATCAACGCCATCGACTCCATCTCCAAGCGGGAGAGTCCGTTCGGCAACATGATCGTGGATGCGATGCGCGCGGGCACCAATGCCGATGTTGCGATAATCAACTCCGGTGCACTGCGTTTCGACGACATCATGCCGGCGGGCCCGATCACACGGCACATGATCGAAGGGATCTTCCTGTTTGCCGATGAAACGCGCGCGGTCACGTTCCCGATCACCGGTGCCCGCCTGCGCGAGTTGATCGAAGTGGGCATCCGCCGCGGTGGACTGGGAGGGGGGCCCTATCCGCAGGTGAGCGGGGTGCGTTTCCAGTTCGACGCGCGCCAGCCGAGTGGTGCGCGGGTGATCGGACCGCTCACCCGGGACGACGGGCGTGTGATCGCACCGAATGACACGGTGCGTTTGTCGTTCGTGACGTACCCGGCCTGCCGGAGTGGCGATGGCTATCGCATTCCCGAAGCGGCGGCGGTGTGTGCCGAGCATGAACGCACGCCGGCGAATTTTCCGCGCACGGCGGATCTGGTCATGCAACATCTCGAGCGCATGAACGGCCGGATCGTCATGCCGCCTACGGGACGCGTGAGGCGGCTGGATCGGTAG
- a CDS encoding universal stress protein, with the protein MYRTILVPHDGSAPSARTLPLAAAIARHTGAAVHVAIVHDPSTYIPFVPGEVAIPVFDQELVATHRQHDQKLLDGAVEQLRALGVTASGALLEGTVVEALVEYAQQAAVDMTIMGTHGRSGFERMRLGSIATAFLTRATMPVLLVPAADEYVGDHLPGGTLLCPLDGSPFAESMLPHATAFAEALGLRMHLIGVAVPHAIPMAPFGAEALLADHDALDAEASGREDYLERVASECPAGTTWSAVHDMSVARAVQDAAGDQGAGAIAMATHGRGGFKRLVLGSVTDEVLRGAKVPVLVYRKQD; encoded by the coding sequence ATGTATCGGACCATTCTCGTACCCCATGACGGCTCCGCGCCCAGCGCTCGGACCTTGCCGCTCGCGGCCGCCATCGCCCGTCACACCGGCGCCGCTGTCCACGTGGCCATCGTACACGACCCCAGCACCTACATCCCGTTTGTGCCAGGCGAAGTGGCCATCCCCGTGTTTGACCAGGAACTCGTGGCCACACACCGGCAACACGACCAGAAGCTGCTCGACGGCGCGGTGGAGCAACTGCGGGCACTTGGCGTGACGGCCAGCGGCGCCCTGCTCGAAGGCACGGTCGTGGAGGCCCTGGTGGAGTATGCCCAGCAAGCGGCTGTGGACATGACCATCATGGGCACGCACGGGCGCAGTGGCTTCGAGCGCATGCGGTTGGGGAGCATTGCCACGGCCTTCCTCACGCGGGCGACCATGCCGGTGCTGCTGGTCCCGGCGGCCGACGAATATGTCGGCGACCACCTGCCTGGCGGCACCTTGTTGTGCCCACTGGATGGCTCGCCGTTCGCCGAATCGATGCTGCCGCACGCCACAGCCTTCGCCGAAGCGCTGGGACTCCGCATGCACCTGATCGGCGTCGCTGTGCCGCATGCCATTCCCATGGCGCCGTTCGGGGCAGAGGCACTCCTCGCAGACCACGACGCATTGGACGCCGAGGCGTCGGGACGCGAAGACTATCTCGAGCGGGTGGCGAGCGAATGCCCGGCTGGCACCACCTGGTCTGCCGTGCACGACATGAGTGTCGCGCGTGCGGTGCAGGACGCGGCCGGTGATCAGGGGGCTGGTGCGATCGCCATGGCCACACATGGCCGCGGCGGATTCAAGCGCCTCGTCCTGGGCAGCGTGACGGACGAAGTACTGCGTGGCGCCAAGGTGCCCGTTCTCGTGTACCGGAAACAGGACTGA
- a CDS encoding CGNR zinc finger domain-containing protein: MTVSHTDARTVAASERLSGPLPPRTRLWLDFVNTDAAAQSPGGDLLRDFEALLHWLQQQVAVDDERAAGIRRRAVLQPAAAAATLVDARRVRAALRALSERGEQVVRVRDDAVVEINRVLGRSAGTRRIDPHTDGGYTRSFVPTGDAFAGLMIPIVESAAESLVYQELGRIRRCADPRCHRVFLDATKNGLRRWCDMGTCGNRAKAARHRARSAGAR; encoded by the coding sequence ATGACCGTCTCGCACACCGACGCGCGGACTGTGGCGGCGAGCGAGCGACTTTCCGGTCCGCTGCCGCCCCGCACGCGCCTCTGGCTCGATTTCGTCAATACCGATGCCGCCGCGCAATCGCCTGGCGGGGATTTGTTGCGGGACTTCGAGGCGTTGCTGCACTGGTTGCAGCAGCAGGTGGCGGTCGACGATGAACGGGCGGCTGGTATCCGGCGTCGTGCCGTGTTGCAGCCGGCAGCCGCTGCGGCGACCCTCGTGGATGCCCGCCGCGTCCGAGCCGCCCTGCGGGCGCTTTCAGAACGCGGGGAACAGGTCGTCCGCGTACGTGACGACGCGGTGGTGGAGATCAATCGCGTGCTGGGACGCAGTGCGGGCACCCGTCGCATCGATCCACACACCGACGGTGGCTACACGCGCAGCTTCGTGCCCACGGGTGACGCCTTCGCCGGCCTGATGATCCCGATCGTGGAGTCGGCCGCCGAATCTCTGGTGTATCAGGAGCTGGGACGTATCCGGCGTTGCGCCGATCCCCGCTGTCATCGGGTGTTCCTCGATGCCACAAAAAACGGCCTGCGTCGCTGGTGTGACATGGGCACCTGTGGAAATCGGGCCAAGGCCGCGCGTCACCGGGCGCGGAGTGCGGGGGCGCGTTGA
- the yjjX gene encoding inosine/xanthosine triphosphatase yields MLDSFRRVVVGSTNPVKIAAVRAIVTRLVPDADVMGVSVPSGVPDQPVGDAETQDGARQRAQLALVAGAGTLGVGLEGGIVVLPDGAMRSCAWAVVVDANGQEGMGGSLSMPIPDIVAARIRDGQELGYAMDAVARVTGTKHGQGAVGILTAGLVDRQRAYEPMVAYALAPWLAPELFAASND; encoded by the coding sequence GTGCTCGATTCTTTTCGTCGTGTGGTCGTCGGCTCCACCAATCCGGTCAAGATCGCGGCGGTGCGTGCGATCGTGACGCGACTCGTTCCGGATGCCGACGTGATGGGCGTGTCGGTGCCCAGTGGTGTGCCGGATCAACCCGTGGGCGACGCGGAAACTCAGGATGGTGCGAGGCAGCGGGCCCAACTCGCGTTGGTGGCCGGTGCGGGCACGCTGGGGGTCGGGTTGGAAGGGGGCATCGTGGTTCTCCCCGACGGCGCGATGCGTAGCTGCGCCTGGGCCGTGGTGGTGGATGCCAATGGACAGGAGGGGATGGGCGGATCGTTGTCGATGCCCATCCCCGACATCGTGGCCGCGCGCATTCGCGACGGGCAGGAGCTGGGATACGCGATGGACGCCGTGGCCCGAGTGACCGGCACCAAACACGGACAGGGCGCAGTGGGCATTCTCACGGCTGGTCTGGTGGATCGCCAGCGCGCCTACGAACCGATGGTCGCGTACGCGCTGGCCCCGTGGCTGGCGCCCGAGTTGTTTGCCGCCTCGAATGACTGA
- a CDS encoding 4-hydroxy-3-methylbut-2-enyl diphosphate reductase, producing the protein MSNTPSDTSATAAGVRTTGAPGSAAADASGAYIRKGFGLKAEVQETLAADYTGHLVDLLRERDYALEAGDTTIRLAREFGFCYGVERAVDYAYQTRRKFPERRIFLAGEIIHNPHVNAKLQEMGVIFLSAKGKGFDYAPVEPKDVVILPAFGVTIQDFQTLRELGCVVVDTTCGSVLNVWKRVEAYARDGFTSLIHGKYYHEETRATASQVEKYNGGQYLVVRDMAEAELVMDYLEDRAGVQPAREPLSREAFLERFAKAASDGFDPDVHLERVGVANQTTMLARESLAIGAAVGESMTRGYGEAHRAEHFRTFDTICSATQDRQDAVMELLRDPLDLMVVVGGYNSSNTISLAALCAEQVPTYHIADPDEIDVAENRVRYRRIGAKHHEDEMSSWLPTTGPLRIGITAGASTPNNKIGQAVARVFAIRGVDAGSII; encoded by the coding sequence ATGTCGAATACCCCGTCAGACACGTCGGCGACCGCGGCCGGCGTTCGCACCACCGGCGCTCCCGGTTCCGCCGCCGCCGACGCCTCCGGTGCCTATATCCGCAAGGGATTTGGGCTCAAGGCCGAAGTGCAGGAGACATTGGCCGCTGACTACACCGGTCACTTGGTCGACCTGCTGCGCGAGCGCGACTACGCGCTCGAGGCCGGTGATACCACGATCCGCCTGGCCCGTGAATTCGGGTTCTGCTACGGCGTGGAGCGGGCCGTGGACTATGCGTACCAGACGCGCCGCAAGTTTCCGGAGCGACGCATCTTCCTCGCTGGCGAGATCATTCACAATCCGCACGTGAATGCCAAGCTGCAGGAGATGGGGGTCATCTTCCTGTCGGCGAAAGGCAAAGGGTTCGACTACGCCCCTGTGGAACCCAAAGATGTGGTGATCCTGCCCGCGTTCGGCGTGACCATTCAGGATTTCCAGACCCTGCGTGAGCTGGGGTGTGTGGTGGTCGACACCACCTGTGGTTCGGTGCTCAACGTGTGGAAACGGGTGGAGGCCTACGCCCGTGATGGGTTCACGTCCCTGATTCATGGCAAGTACTACCACGAAGAGACGCGGGCCACCGCGTCGCAGGTGGAGAAGTACAATGGCGGGCAGTATCTCGTCGTGCGCGACATGGCTGAGGCGGAGCTGGTGATGGACTACCTGGAGGACCGGGCTGGTGTGCAACCGGCCCGTGAGCCGCTCTCGCGCGAGGCGTTCCTGGAGCGGTTTGCCAAGGCGGCCAGTGATGGATTCGATCCGGATGTGCATCTGGAGCGGGTCGGTGTGGCCAACCAGACCACGATGCTGGCGCGTGAGTCGCTGGCGATCGGGGCGGCCGTTGGAGAGTCGATGACGCGTGGGTACGGCGAGGCCCATCGCGCCGAGCATTTCCGCACCTTCGACACTATCTGCAGTGCCACGCAGGACCGGCAGGATGCGGTGATGGAGCTGTTGCGTGATCCGCTCGACCTGATGGTGGTGGTGGGCGGCTACAACTCCAGCAACACCATCTCACTGGCGGCGTTGTGCGCCGAACAGGTGCCGACGTATCACATTGCGGACCCCGATGAGATCGACGTCGCGGAAAACCGCGTGCGATATCGTCGCATTGGTGCCAAACACCACGAAGACGAAATGTCGTCGTGGCTGCCGACGACGGGTCCGCTGCGCATTGGTATCACGGCAGGGGCCAGCACGCCGAACAACAAGATCGGTCAGGCTGTGGCGCGGGTCTTCGCCATTCGTGGCGTGGACGCGGGGAGCATCATCTGA